One stretch of Leptospira mtsangambouensis DNA includes these proteins:
- a CDS encoding molecular chaperone DnaJ: MVQRVEAKKSKQILHDVIFELQNISESMLWFLSYDRLSELLEIRKEDCLRKVYQFKSAKPQMTLSGGFHEVDGDLLIDFLAWSLELDEVAEEFLRGGIFFSERPLYELRESYKTLVQKTIANHKLDRELLLLLTAATVDYDDAVDSYLMDKFEIDFFVRRSIHQFLEKFEIHPEYGAEEFLYEYLKSLIPTKILNFRDITREFRDRTYYELYGRFRETKKKKKKIVKTVSDEVKDLLAFFDLEPGAGITDVKKKFKELLKKYHPDINKKGEEMTKRIILKYNRLVELIGN, translated from the coding sequence ATGGTCCAAAGAGTAGAAGCGAAAAAATCCAAACAAATTCTGCACGATGTGATCTTCGAACTCCAGAACATTTCTGAGTCCATGTTGTGGTTTTTGTCGTACGACCGACTTTCTGAACTTTTAGAAATCAGAAAGGAAGATTGCCTTCGCAAAGTTTATCAATTCAAATCGGCAAAACCGCAAATGACACTTTCCGGAGGATTCCATGAAGTGGATGGAGACCTCCTCATTGATTTTCTCGCCTGGAGTTTGGAATTGGACGAAGTCGCAGAAGAGTTTCTGAGAGGTGGAATTTTTTTTAGTGAACGTCCGTTATATGAACTTCGCGAATCCTATAAAACCCTCGTCCAAAAAACAATCGCCAATCATAAATTAGACAGAGAACTATTATTACTTCTGACAGCTGCCACCGTTGATTATGATGATGCCGTTGATTCTTATCTCATGGATAAATTCGAAATTGATTTTTTTGTGAGGCGTTCCATCCATCAATTTTTAGAAAAATTCGAAATTCATCCAGAGTATGGAGCAGAAGAATTTTTATATGAATATTTAAAAAGCCTGATCCCTACAAAGATTCTCAACTTCCGTGACATCACTCGTGAATTTAGAGATAGAACCTATTACGAGTTATATGGTAGATTTCGAGAAACCAAAAAGAAAAAAAAGAAAATCGTAAAAACAGTTTCTGATGAAGTCAAAGACTTACTTGCTTTTTTTGATTTAGAACCGGGTGCGGGTATTACCGACGTTAAAAAGAAATTCAAAGAACTTTTAAAAAAATATCATCCCGATA